Proteins encoded together in one Desulfosporosinus meridiei DSM 13257 window:
- the nagZ gene encoding beta-N-acetylhexosaminidase encodes MFVKRVICLLAVLMLVGCQPLQQINNQVQTPAQQADPVKEKPTEKDPIKEQLSKMTLEEKIGQLVIAGVDGYTKDNHTLELTSKYHVGGFIILGQNVENASQLLTLTNSLKADNKKVSTIPLFLGIDQEGGKINRMPNQILGTPTNKDIGKINNPGFSEQVGELLGGELKSFGMNLDFAPVLDINSNSKNPVIGDRSFGNTPQLVSDLGVATMKGIQSEKVISAVKHFPGHGDTSVDSHVGLPVVNNGLERIEQFELIPFKAAIKQNVGMVMVAHILLPKLDNSYPASMSKYIITDLLRKQLDFNGVVITDDMTMGAITKNYDIGQAAVRSVNAGADILLVCHDFAKETLVLNTLIAAAKNGSIHQNTIDESVHRILQLKQNYELADNTVPTVNVQNINDSIKRLFKK; translated from the coding sequence ATGTTTGTAAAAAGGGTTATTTGTTTATTGGCAGTCCTAATGCTTGTGGGATGCCAGCCTTTACAGCAAATTAACAATCAAGTACAGACCCCGGCACAACAAGCAGACCCAGTTAAGGAAAAACCAACTGAAAAAGACCCCATTAAAGAACAACTTAGTAAAATGACCTTGGAAGAAAAAATCGGTCAATTGGTAATTGCCGGGGTGGATGGATACACCAAAGATAATCACACTCTTGAACTTACCAGTAAATATCATGTTGGCGGTTTTATTATACTGGGGCAGAACGTAGAGAACGCCAGTCAATTGTTAACCCTAACCAATTCCTTAAAGGCAGACAATAAGAAAGTATCTACGATACCGCTGTTTCTGGGAATTGACCAAGAGGGCGGCAAAATCAACAGGATGCCCAATCAAATTCTCGGTACTCCCACCAATAAAGATATCGGCAAGATAAATAATCCAGGCTTTTCTGAGCAGGTAGGTGAACTACTGGGAGGAGAATTGAAATCCTTTGGGATGAACCTAGACTTTGCGCCGGTCTTAGATATTAACAGCAATTCTAAGAACCCGGTTATTGGTGACCGCTCTTTTGGGAATACCCCTCAATTGGTTAGTGATCTGGGCGTAGCAACCATGAAGGGAATTCAATCCGAAAAAGTGATCTCTGCAGTAAAACATTTTCCGGGGCACGGAGACACTTCGGTCGATTCCCATGTGGGATTACCGGTAGTGAATAATGGATTAGAACGAATTGAACAGTTCGAATTGATTCCCTTTAAAGCCGCCATTAAACAAAATGTAGGTATGGTGATGGTCGCCCATATATTACTTCCGAAACTGGATAACTCATATCCGGCCAGTATGTCTAAATATATAATCACCGACCTGCTAAGAAAGCAACTAGACTTTAACGGTGTGGTTATTACGGATGACATGACCATGGGAGCAATTACTAAGAATTACGATATTGGGCAAGCTGCGGTTCGTTCAGTGAATGCAGGTGCAGATATCCTATTGGTCTGCCATGATTTCGCCAAGGAAACCCTCGTGCTTAACACCTTGATTGCTGCAGCGAAAAACGGAAGTATTCACCAAAATACCATAGATGAAAGCGTGCATAGAATCCTTCAGCTAAAACAGAACTATGAGCTGGCGGACAACACTGTACCAACTGTAAATGTACAGAACATCAATGATTCAATTAAAAGGTTATTTAAAAAGTGA
- a CDS encoding SOS response-associated peptidase: protein MCGRYSFSKPKNITERFGIVQLEFEFEFGPRFNIAPSQEVPVVIHKNGSNLLLMFRWGLIPYWAKDESIGNKLINARAETLAEKPSFRRSFEEKRCLVLADGFYEWKKEGRIKKPYRITLQDGRPFAFAGLWDSWLSPTGQTINSCAIITTTPNKLMEPIHNRMPVILPQGMESLWLDSGAIPSREVKGLLTPFPAEGMVAYEVSPLVNSPRNDEPECIVPVNRLF from the coding sequence ATGTGTGGCCGATATTCCTTTTCCAAACCAAAGAACATTACGGAACGTTTTGGTATAGTCCAACTTGAGTTTGAGTTTGAGTTTGGCCCACGCTTTAACATTGCACCATCTCAAGAAGTTCCTGTGGTGATCCATAAAAATGGAAGTAACCTCTTACTAATGTTTCGCTGGGGGCTTATACCGTATTGGGCTAAAGATGAAAGCATCGGAAACAAATTAATCAATGCCCGAGCAGAGACCTTGGCTGAAAAGCCAAGTTTTCGCAGGTCCTTTGAGGAAAAACGATGTCTGGTCTTGGCAGACGGTTTCTACGAGTGGAAAAAAGAAGGTCGCATTAAAAAACCCTACAGAATCACTCTTCAAGACGGCAGACCCTTTGCTTTCGCAGGTTTGTGGGATTCTTGGTTGTCCCCGACAGGCCAAACTATAAACTCATGTGCGATTATTACGACTACACCTAATAAGTTGATGGAGCCTATACACAACCGAATGCCTGTAATATTGCCACAGGGCATGGAGTCGCTTTGGCTGGATAGTGGTGCTATCCCTAGCCGTGAAGTCAAAGGTTTGCTAACACCTTTTCCAGCGGAAGGAATGGTTGCTTACGAGGTATCACCACTGGTGAATTCTCCACGCAACGATGAACCTGAATGTATAGTTCCAGTAAACAGGCTTTTTTAG
- the ppsA gene encoding phosphoenolpyruvate synthase, with translation MSFYVLSFQDIDKTKLMVVGGKGANLGELCRTPGILVPDGFCISTEAFKRTLSETSSINELLDQLSLLKVENRSKIAELSSEIRSRIEGLAIPQDIYEEITVFLSKLGEENAYAVRSSATAEDLPTASFAGQQDTYLNIIGKEAILKHISKCWASLFTERAITYRIQNGFDHRKVHLAVVVQKMVFPQVAGILFTADPVTGNRKVSSIDAGFGLGEALVSGLVNADIYKLQSGEIIDKKVSTKKLAIYALRDGGTKEQETPPEQQNKQALTDEQILQLERIGRKVEEHFGCPQDIEWCLAEDTSIGEFFIVQSRPITTLYPIPEANDDEKHVYLSVGHQQMMTDPLKPLGMSLKELISFGRWFKAGGRFFVDVAPMLASPDGRKVLLNNMKQLEPLTKDAIMTIIERDFIKCLPNDKTEQSSGNSDKVKPPAEPQAQIENNPLIVADLISKSQTSIEELKQNILGKSGTNLIDFILEDIQELKRILFDPQSTAVFTAAINASLWINEKMNEWLGEKNAADILSQSVPNNITSEMGLALMDVADVIRPYPEVIDYLLNVKDDNFLEELVQLDGGRVTQEAILSYLDKYGMRCSGEIDITRTRWSEKPITLIPMILSNIKNFEPNAGNRKFEQGRRVALEKEQELLERLNKLPDGEEKVKETKRMIDLIRNFIGYREYPKYGMVSRYFVYKQALLKEADRLVQTNVIQEKEDIYYLTFEELREVIATNKLDSHIIYKRKEEYKSFEKLTPPRVITSEGEKISGEYKQENLPAGAMPGLPVSSGVIEGRARVILSMEDANLEDGDILVTTFTDPSWTPLFVSLKGLVTEIGGLMTHGAVIAREYGLPAVVGVENATKLIKDGQRIRVHGTEGYVEIL, from the coding sequence ATGAGTTTCTATGTGCTTAGTTTTCAGGATATTGACAAAACAAAACTCATGGTTGTGGGTGGTAAAGGCGCGAATCTAGGGGAACTTTGCAGGACTCCCGGAATACTCGTACCAGATGGCTTTTGTATTTCTACTGAAGCTTTTAAAAGAACACTCTCGGAAACCTCTTCGATTAACGAATTACTTGATCAGTTATCCCTTCTAAAGGTAGAAAACCGGAGTAAAATCGCTGAACTTAGCAGTGAGATTCGCTCACGAATCGAAGGTTTAGCCATTCCTCAAGACATTTATGAAGAAATAACCGTCTTTCTCTCCAAGCTTGGAGAAGAAAATGCCTATGCAGTACGATCCAGTGCAACTGCAGAGGATTTACCGACGGCTTCCTTTGCAGGCCAGCAGGATACGTATTTGAACATTATAGGAAAGGAAGCTATCCTAAAGCATATCAGCAAGTGCTGGGCCTCGCTGTTTACCGAGAGGGCCATAACCTACCGCATTCAAAACGGCTTTGACCACCGTAAGGTACACCTGGCTGTGGTTGTTCAGAAGATGGTCTTCCCGCAGGTGGCTGGAATTCTGTTTACTGCCGATCCTGTCACAGGCAATCGAAAGGTGTCATCCATTGATGCCGGCTTCGGACTTGGTGAGGCTTTGGTCTCCGGACTAGTGAATGCTGATATCTATAAGTTGCAAAGCGGCGAGATTATCGATAAGAAAGTATCCACTAAGAAACTGGCTATTTATGCCTTAAGAGATGGCGGAACGAAAGAACAAGAGACCCCGCCTGAACAGCAGAATAAACAAGCACTGACGGATGAACAGATTTTGCAACTTGAGCGCATTGGTAGAAAGGTTGAAGAACATTTCGGTTGTCCCCAAGACATCGAGTGGTGTTTAGCTGAGGATACATCAATTGGGGAGTTTTTTATTGTCCAAAGTCGGCCAATTACAACTTTATACCCCATCCCTGAAGCAAATGATGATGAAAAACACGTTTATTTATCTGTGGGCCATCAACAAATGATGACCGACCCCTTGAAGCCACTCGGAATGTCTTTAAAGGAGTTAATATCTTTTGGCCGCTGGTTTAAAGCTGGTGGCAGGTTCTTCGTTGATGTGGCACCAATGCTGGCTTCGCCAGATGGCAGAAAAGTCTTATTAAATAACATGAAACAGCTCGAACCCCTCACAAAAGACGCAATTATGACCATCATAGAGCGAGATTTCATAAAATGTTTGCCAAATGATAAGACAGAACAGAGTTCTGGTAATAGCGATAAAGTTAAGCCGCCTGCAGAACCTCAAGCCCAAATCGAAAACAATCCGTTAATTGTTGCTGATTTGATTAGCAAAAGTCAAACCTCCATAGAAGAGTTGAAACAAAACATTCTAGGGAAATCAGGAACGAATTTAATTGACTTTATACTAGAAGATATCCAGGAGTTAAAGAGAATCTTATTTGACCCACAAAGTACTGCTGTATTTACAGCCGCCATCAATGCTTCACTTTGGATCAATGAAAAAATGAACGAGTGGTTGGGGGAAAAGAACGCAGCAGACATACTATCTCAATCTGTACCCAACAATATTACTTCGGAAATGGGTCTGGCCTTAATGGATGTGGCAGATGTGATTCGCCCTTATCCCGAAGTAATTGATTATTTACTGAACGTAAAAGACGATAATTTTTTAGAAGAATTAGTTCAGCTTGATGGTGGGCGCGTTACCCAAGAGGCAATCCTGTCTTATCTTGACAAATACGGAATGCGATGCAGCGGAGAAATCGATATTACGAGAACTCGTTGGAGCGAAAAACCAATTACACTAATCCCTATGATTCTCAGCAACATCAAAAACTTTGAACCTAATGCTGGTAATCGAAAATTCGAGCAAGGGCGACGAGTTGCTTTGGAAAAAGAACAAGAGCTATTAGAGAGATTGAATAAGTTGCCGGATGGTGAAGAAAAAGTCAAAGAAACAAAGCGAATGATTGACCTAATCCGAAACTTCATAGGCTATCGTGAATATCCAAAATACGGCATGGTTAGCCGCTACTTTGTTTATAAGCAGGCATTACTGAAAGAAGCCGATCGACTCGTACAAACAAATGTCATTCAGGAAAAAGAAGATATATATTACCTCACTTTTGAAGAACTTCGCGAAGTCATAGCCACAAATAAACTGGATTCTCATATCATCTACAAGCGAAAAGAAGAATACAAATCATTTGAAAAACTAACTCCTCCACGTGTTATCACCTCTGAAGGCGAAAAAATCTCCGGCGAGTACAAACAGGAAAATCTTCCAGCTGGTGCTATGCCTGGTCTGCCTGTTTCTTCAGGAGTTATAGAGGGAAGAGCCCGGGTCATCTTAAGCATGGAAGACGCAAATTTAGAAGATGGAGATATATTAGTCACAACCTTTACTGACCCCAGTTGGACACCATTATTTGTATCCTTAAAAGGCCTAGTCACCGAAATTGGCGGACTGATGACCCATGGAGCAGTTATAGCACGTGAATATGGCCTACCGGCAGTTGTAGGAGTAGAAAATGCTACCAAACTGATCAAAGATGGGCAACGAATTCGCGTGCATGGAACTGAGGGGTATGTAGAAATCCTATAA
- a CDS encoding GNAT family N-acetyltransferase, producing MLIRKAAYEDLNIILEIFKNAIKVMNDNNINQWDDLYPTSTDLEQDILNGQMYVGIKDGEIASALVINNECEEEYKYGNWGSDNDKFAVVHRLCVNPNYQNKKIGKATMIKIEEILKTEGIQSIRLDTFSLNPYALKMYQTLGYQKVGEVKWRKGLFYLFEKQL from the coding sequence TTGCTAATCAGAAAAGCAGCGTATGAGGATTTAAATATAATCCTAGAAATATTTAAGAATGCGATTAAGGTAATGAACGACAACAATATTAACCAATGGGATGACCTTTACCCGACTTCTACAGATCTCGAACAAGACATATTAAATGGACAAATGTATGTTGGAATTAAAGATGGCGAAATAGCTTCAGCCTTAGTGATTAATAATGAATGTGAAGAAGAGTATAAGTATGGCAACTGGGGATCTGACAATGACAAGTTTGCTGTTGTTCATCGACTGTGTGTTAACCCAAACTACCAAAATAAAAAAATTGGGAAAGCCACTATGATAAAGATAGAAGAGATATTAAAGACAGAGGGAATTCAATCTATAAGATTAGACACGTTTTCTCTAAATCCATATGCCTTAAAAATGTATCAGACTCTTGGATATCAAAAGGTTGGAGAAGTGAAGTGGAGAAAAGGATTATTTTATTTATTTGAGAAGCAATTATAA
- a CDS encoding Uma2 family endonuclease yields the protein MSLADNRLISYEDLLKLREDTDDKVELIDSVAYMTPAPTPLHQKICFKAAQIMDDFVAGKGCQMLQGVNVRLYDEQKRKIGDVIPDISVFCQYEDLNVTFIDDIPTIIVEIVSPSTVYTDNIKKADLYKRAGVKEYWIIDPKSKLITVWNFNTDEQMIYSEIAHSYLFEGLNIELENLFT from the coding sequence ATGTCTTTGGCCGATAATAGACTTATTTCTTACGAAGATCTTCTTAAACTTAGGGAAGATACTGATGATAAAGTGGAGTTAATCGATAGTGTTGCATATATGACGCCAGCCCCAACACCTTTGCATCAAAAAATATGTTTTAAAGCAGCTCAGATTATGGATGATTTCGTTGCGGGCAAAGGTTGCCAGATGTTGCAGGGCGTTAATGTTAGGCTATATGATGAGCAAAAAAGAAAAATTGGAGATGTAATTCCAGACATTTCGGTATTTTGTCAGTATGAGGATCTCAACGTAACTTTTATTGATGATATCCCGACAATCATCGTTGAGATCGTTTCGCCATCTACAGTCTATACCGACAATATTAAGAAGGCTGATCTTTATAAAAGAGCTGGTGTCAAAGAATATTGGATTATAGATCCTAAATCAAAACTTATCACTGTTTGGAATTTTAACACTGATGAGCAGATGATATATAGTGAAATTGCTCATTCCTATTTATTTGAGGGATTAAACATAGAGTTAGAAAATCTCTTTACTTAA
- a CDS encoding class I SAM-dependent methyltransferase has protein sequence MLAEAKTASIQNGISNISFRTEDVHNLKFSDFQFDIVASRFAVHHFSDVRRALQEMCRVLKPCGKTTLFGIP, from the coding sequence ATGCTAGCTGAGGCTAAAACGGCTTCAATTCAAAACGGTATCAGTAATATTTCTTTTAGGACAGAAGATGTACACAACTTAAAATTTTCCGATTTCCAATTTGATATTGTTGCCTCCAGGTTTGCTGTACATCATTTTTCCGATGTAAGACGTGCCCTTCAGGAAATGTGTAGAGTATTAAAGCCCTGTGGTAAGACGACACTCTTTGGAATTCCATAG